TACGGTGCTGGCCTACAATGGACGTGATCTCACGCAGCGCGCCATCAACTACCAGAGCATGCTGGTGCCGGGTGAGACGGTGCGTATGCGCGTGAAGCGCGGCGCGAAGGCCCGTGAGATTCCGGTCACGGTCGTCGCGCGACAGGTGGAGCGACAGCTCGTGGTGATGCGTGGCTCCGAGGTACCGATGTCGGCGCTGCCGCCGGACGCCCCGCGGGCGCTCAGCGGTCGTCTCATGATTTCATCCGCGGCACCGTCGCCCTCGCCCTCGTCTCCGAGCATGGGCACGGTGTCGGGTCCCGCGGCCGCGAATGGCGTCGCGGTCCTGTTGGGCGCGCAGCTTTCCACGGTCGATGACGATTTTGCCGAGGTGTTGGGACTCGAGCCGGGCATTCTCGTGTTGCGTGCCATGCCGGGATCCCCATTCGCCGAGGCCGGACTTCGGGGGGGCGAGATCATTCGCGCGTTCAACGGAACGGCGGTGCACGATGTGCAGGCGATGCGTCGGGCGATTGCCGGGGCGGGCTCCCGCGAGGCGCGGCTTACCGTGTTCTCCCGCGCGAACGGCACGCGGACCGTCACGCTGCGCTGGTAGGCGCGGCGTCGATCGCCTACTTCAGGCTGCCGGCGGGCACCGTATACAGCAGTCGCACGGTGGCGCGGTCGGTCTCGCTGAGTTCACGCACGCGCACGCGCGCCGACATGATATCGTCGGACGACTCGGCGTGATCGAGGCCGAGCAGATGACCGACTTCGTGCAACGCAATCGCGCGCATCTGCGGGGGCGTCACGTAGCCGCCGCCCGGATGTGACACGGCCAGCTGAATGTCGCTCGACACGAGCCAATAGGCGGCATCGCGGCTCCAGATCGTCTTGCCGCTGATGCCGTTGGCGAACGAGCTGGTGAAGCGCACGTGCACATCGGCACTCGCCGAGTCGATCACGAAGGTGAAGCGCACGGGAATACCGGCCTGCACCCACGTGTCGAACGCATCGCGTACCACCGGGAGATAGTCCGACTTCCAGCCCTCGATGTCCTCGCCGTCGCGTATGAACACACGCAGCGGCCGGGTGGTGCGGTCGGGCCAGCGGGTGAGCGCCGAATCGCGGGAGCGCAACAGCGCGTTCATGTACGTGCCGCTGATGCCGGGCGCGAGGCGACGGCGCATTTCGTCGGCCGAGATCGACGGGCGATCCGGGCGCACGAGCAGCGACGACGGCACCAGAAACTCCTCGCCGTGCAGCAGCGCGCGCGGCACGATCGAACCGCTGTCGACGGCGATGCGCAGGCCGCGACCCGTACGAGGGGCGCGTTCATCGATCGCGCCGGCGGCCTCGCTGCGCATGGCAGATGGGCGCACGCCGACGCTCTGCCCGCCAATGAAGCAGGCCAATCCGACCACACAGCAGGCGAGCAGCGTTTCCGCGGTCTTCATCGAGTCGCGTCAGGAGTCTGGTGGTCCCTCCGCGAGGAAGGTGTGCACCGCAGCGAAGAAGGCGTCGGGGGCCTCCCAGAAGGGATTGTGGCCCGCCTCCGCGATCGGCAGCAGACGCGCGTGGCCGAGGTGCGCCGCCGTGCGTGCTGCTTCTTCAAACGGCAGCACGTCCGCCGCTCCATGGACGACGAGCGTTGGCGTGGGCAGGTCACGCAGCGCATTGCGCCAGTCGTAGCCGTCTCGGCGCAGGCGTGCCGCGACGACCGCGCCGGTGGCGCTGGTGCCTTTCGGAGGCGTCACACTACCGGCGAACTGCTGGTCGAAAAACCAGGCGGGGAAGAACGCCTGCGCGTAGCGGGCGTGCGCGTCGAGATCGGGGCTGGTGAGCGCGGCGGTGTCGAAGGCGGCCAATCGCTGTTGCGCTACGCCCGTGAGTCGGGCCACGCCGGCGTCGTGGAGTGGTGGGAGCCACGCACTGGTCACGCCGACCGCGTTGACCAACACCAGTTGTCGCGTGGCCTCGAGGTCCTGCGCAGTAGCGAGCATTGCGATGCCGCCGCCCCACGAGTGACCGAGCACGTCCCATTGGGCAATGCCGAGCGCGACGCGCAACGCGGGCACGTCACCCGCATCGAACTCGATGCGCGACGCCTGCATACCCGGCGGTGATGCACTTCGGCCGCGGCCGCGTTGATCGAAGAAGATGAGTTGTCGGTGCCTGGCGAGTGCGGCGAGCGCTGGCCAGAGCAGCGTGTGATCGAACAACAAACCACCGTTGATGCACAGCAGCGGCAACGTGCCGGCCACGGCCGGCGTGTGATACACGGCGAAGTCGAGTCCGCGGGCGCGCACGATGAGCGGCTCGAGCGCCGGACGCGATCCGAGTGAACGGCGAAAGGCGAGATAGCGATCGAGGGTGGACATCCCTACGCCCACGGGATGATTGCATCGACCAGTCGCCCGGTCTCGATGAGCTCATGCAGTTCATCGCCGAGCGCGGTGCTGGCATCGAGGATCGCTTGCCACCGCGTCATCCGTTCGGCTTCGGTGCACTCGAAGAAATCACGCCGATCGGGAATGCGTGTGCCGGGGAGTGAGGCGACGAATGCCGGCGATGGCGCGATCAACAGCGTGCGCGAGAAATTCACCGCACCCGCGCGTCGCCACGGCAGCGATTTGTCGAACCAGCCCGGCACGACATGATCATAAAAGTGCGCATAGAGCACGAGGCCGGGACCGGGCCCGTAGTCGAGGTCCAGGTGGTAGTCGGTCACGCCGCCGTCCCAGTGCAGGCCGGGGGCACCGGGAATGCGCACGCCTTCCATGAGCAGCGGAATCGACCCCGAGGCGAGCAGGGCCGCGCGCAGATTCTCCGGCGTGAGCGTGCGATGCACCGTCGGCAAATCGCGCAGATGCAGAAACGGTGAGTCGTTGCCAGCCGAGTGAAAGATCGTGCGTGTCATCTGCCAGGCGAGCGAACGCCGCGTCACGACGTTGGCGGCGGCGGCGAGGGCCATGGCCGTGGCCAGCACGGGCCGTCGCTGGCTCGACGCGAGGCCGCGCGACTCGGCCGTGATCACATGCACGCGAAACGTCGGGTGCGACAGGATTTCGTGCACGCCCTCGGGACCAAGCAGATCGTCGAGGGCGCGCATAAGGACCTCGCTCACCTCCGGCGCGCCGGGCTTCGGCGAATAGCGCTGGCGGTAGATGTACGCCTCGTGTCCGCGAGCGAGGGCGGCGACCGGATCGCGTTGGGCGAGGCACGCCATGCGCCAGCTGCCGATCGACGAGCCGATGAGGTGCAGCGGGCGAGTTCGTGGCTGTGGTAGCAGGTGCCCGAAGAGGTAGCGATCGAGTCCGCCGATCCCGATCCATTTGGCGCCTCCCGACGCACCCGGAACGATGTCGATCTGGTCGCCGCGAAGACCGCCATGCGCGCGGAGATGGGCGAGCGCAGCGGGGCCGGCGCGGAGGGTGAGCAGGGAGGTCATTCCCGGCAATTTGGCGACAGGGGCAAGGCGTGTTCGATAGCCGATTGACTTGGTCGGGATACCTCGCTTACCCTTCAATTCCCTTCATGAGAATCATTCTCAACAAACATGTCCGTGCGCCTTTTCCGCCGTTTCCTATTTTGGACCCACCTCGTGATCGGCCTCGCCGCCGGCGCCCTCGTGTTCATCATGGCCGTGACTGGCGTGCTACTTACGTACCAGAAGCAGATGACGGTCTGGGCCGATCTCCGGGGGCTGGACGGTGCACCGCCGGCGGCGGGGCTGCTGGCGCTGCCGGCCGATACGCTCCTATCCCGCGTCGCCGCCTCCCGGCAGGCGACCCCGACGGCGATCGTGTGGCGTGAGGGCGCGAACACGCCGGTGGAGGTGCAGTTCGGACGGGAGTCCCGCGTGTTCGCCAATGCCTACACGGCGGAGGAGCTCGGCACGGGGTCGGCCACGATGCGTGGCTTCTTTCGACAGGTCACCGACTGGCACCGCTGGCTGGCCGCGAAAGGCGACACGCGCGATCTGGGGCGCGCCGCGACCGGCGCCGCCAATCTGGCGTTTCTTCTGATCGTGCTGAGCGGCATGTGGCTCTGGTGGCCGCGCAACCTCACGTGGGCCTCAGTGCGCAGCGTGACGTGGTTCCGTCGAGGCCTTTCGGGCAAGGCGCGCGACTTCAATTGGCACAACGTGATCGGATTCTGGAGCGCGATCCCGCTGGTGATCGTGGTGGCGTCGGGCGTGGTGATCTCGTATCCCTGGGCCAGCGCGCTGGTGTTCCGTGTGGCGGGCGAGGCGCCGCCGGCGCGAGCCGCCGCCGGTCCAGCGGCGCCGGACCGACCGGCGGGGGCCATCCCCGGCGCGCTGCAGCCGCGATTGGCCGTCGCCAAGGCACAGATGCCCAACTGGCGCACGATCTCGCTCACGCTGCCCACCAAGCCCCACGCCGATGCCTCCTTCGCCCTCGACCGCGGCATGGGCGGCGAACCCCACAAGCGCGCGACAGCCGTGATCACGACTGAGGGTCAGGTCTCCGAGCTGCAGTCCTTCGCCAGCCAGTCCCCCGGCCGCCGCCTGCGCTCGATTTTGCGTTTCGCCCACACCGGTGAAGTGCTGGGCGTGTTCGGGCAGACCCTAGCCGGCCTCATCTCGCTCGGTAGCGCCGTGCTGGTCGTCACCGGCATCACCCTCTCCCTCCGCCGCCTCCGCGCCTGGCTGCGCCGGCGCTCCAGCCCCGCTCTGTTGTAGCCCAAAGCCCACCGCCCACCGCCCACCGCCCAAGGCCCAAGGCCCAAGGCCCAAGGCCCAAGGCCCAAGGCCCAAGGCCCAAGGCCCAAGGCCCAAGGCCCAAGGCCCAAAGCCCACCGCCCACCGCCCACCGCCCAAGGCCCAAGGCCCAAGGCCCAAGGCCCACAGCCCACAGCCCACCGCCCACCGCACACCGCCCACAGCAAGAACACGGAGTGAACCGATTGCACCGACCACACAGATAAGCCAACAGCGCTTTTCGCTTATCTGTGGCTCGTTCAGTGTCATCGGTGGTCTCCGTGTTCAGGCCGTTGCCGTTGCAGCACCAGTCGCCCGCGCCATCTGTCGCGCGACACGCGACATCGCGCGTGCGACATCGCGCGTGCGACATCTGTCGCGCTGTCGGCCCTCCCGCAGTTCACGAAGCAAGCACGCAGCCGCGATCGATCCCCCCGACATACCCCAATGCCCTCACCCACATGCGTTTGCGCAAACGCTCCGGTGCGGCAGGATCTGCCGGTGGTTCACGGCATTCCCTTTGCCTAGCTCGCCGTCGGGAGCAGTCACCTTCGGCATCCACTGGATTCATCGAGGCGAGCATGGCCACGTCAGCTGTACCGAGCAGCACCGCCACTCTTCCGCAGGGCGCGGCGCAGTACGCAATCACGATCCCCATCAAGAGACGGTACGAGAACTGGATCGATGGCACGTTCTCGGCGCCCGTTCGTGGCCAGTACTTCAGCAACCCGACGCCGATCACTGGTCAGCACCTGTGCGACGTCGCCCGCTCCACCGCCGAAGACGTGGAACTCGCACTCGACGCCGCGCATCGCGCCGCGCCGGCCTGGGGACGCACGTCGGCCACGCATCGCGCCATCATCCTCAACAAGATTGCCGATCGACTTGAAGAGAACCTCGAAGCCATCGCCGTGATCGAGACCATCGACAACGGTAAGCCGATTCGCGAAACGAAGGCCGCCGACCTGCCGCTCGCCGTCGATCACTTTCGCTACTTCGCGGGTGTGCTGCGCGCCCAGGAAGGCAGCGCTGGTGAACTCGACGAGGACATGGTGGCGTATCATTTCCACGAGCCCCTCGGCGTGGTCGCGCAGATCATCCCGTGGAATTTCCCGCTGCTCATGGCGGTGTGGAAACTCGCCCCGGCGCTGGCGGCCGGAAACGCCGTGGTGCTCAAGCCCGCCGAGCAGACGCCGGTCGCCATCATGGCCTTCGTCGAACTCATCGCCGATCTGCTCCCGGCCGGTGTGCTGAACGTCGTGCAGGGCTTCGGCGTCGAAGCCGGCAAGCCACTCGCCTCAAGTCCGCGCGTGGCGAAGATCGCCTTCACCGGCGAGACCACGACCGGTCGCCGAACGTCTTCTTCGCCGACGTGATGCAGCAGGACGACGCCTTCTTCGACAAGGCGCTGGAAGGCTTCGCCATGTTCGCGCTCAATCAGGGTGAAGTGTGCACATGCCCGTCGCGCGCCCTCGTGCAGGAGTCGATCTATGAGAAGTTCATGGAGCGCGCGATCGATCGCGTGAAGCGGATCACGATGGGACACCCGCTCGATCCCAGCACGATGATCGGTGCGCAGGCGTCAAACGATCAGCTCGAGAAGATTCTCAGCTACTTCGACATCGGCGTGAAGGAAGGCGCCAAGGTGCTCACCGGTGGCAAGCGCGCCACGCACGAGGGCGAACTGGCCGGCGGCTACTTCGTGGAGCCGACCATCTTCGAAGGGCACAACAAGATGCGCGTGTTTCAGGAGGAGATCTTCGGCCCGGTCGTCTCCGTCACCTCGTTCACGGACATGGACGACGCGCTCGCCATTGCCAACGGCTGTACGGACTCGGCGCCGGCGTCTGGTCGCCGCGACGTGAACACGCTGTACCGCATGGGTCGCGGGATCAAGGCCGGACGCGCTCGGCTTCTTTTGACCCCGGGCAGAGACACGTGGGTGACCCGATGATGGATTCGCCAGTGGCACGGGTGGGTGTCACCCCGGCTGCCGCAGCCCTGCTGCACAAGCTGCAAGCCCAGCACGGACCGCTGGTGTTCCATCAGTCGGGTGGCTGCTGCGACGGCAGCACGCCCATGTGTTTTTCGCGCAAGGAGTTCCGCATCGGTCAACGGGATGTCTACCTGGGGACCATTGCGGACACGCCGTTCTACATCGGCCACCAGCAGTTCGAGTACTGGAAGCACACGCATCTCACCATCGACGTCGTGCCCGGCCGTGGTGCCGGCTTCTCGCTCGAAACGCCGGAGGGGCTGCGATTCCTTACGCGTTCGCGCCTCTTCGACGACGCCGAGTGGGCGGCGCTGGAAGCCGCCGGTCCGCCGCTACGGGGCGAACAGCCCGGCTGAGATTGTGCGAAATTCGCGAACATGGTCGAGTCTGGCGGTTGCCGTCGACGGCCCCGTTGTGCGATAGTCAGGCCATGACGTCACCGCTATCCGAGATCGCCGGGCTCCCTCGTCCGAAGGACGATGAACTCGATCTCTTCGGGATCACGCATCAGGGGCGTGTCCGCACCAGCAACCAGGATCATTTCCTGCTCTGTACGGTGCACCCACAGGTGGTCGTGCGTTCGACCAGTCTCCCCACGATCGACGAGATTACACTCCGCGGAGAGCGACTCGCCACGATCATGCTGGTGGCCGACGGCGTGGGTGGAAGCGTGGACGGCAGCGAAGCGAGTCGCCTCGCCACCATCGCTGTGACCGAGTACTTCGCGTCGGCGATGCGGTGTTATCACACCGTCGGCTCAGCCAGCGAACATGAGTTCACGGAAGCGCTGCGCGAAGCGGCCATCGAGGCCCACAACCGCGTCCGTACACAGGCCGAGGCGCAGTTCGAAGGGCGCCGTATGGCCAGCACGCTCTCGGTGGCGATCGTGGTGTGGCCGTGGCTGTACGTCGTACAGGTCGGAGACAGCCGCTGCTACACGTACCATGACGGTGTGCTGCGTCAGGTCACGCGCGATCAGACTATCGCGCAGGAGATGATCGATCGCGGCGCGCTGTCACCTGAGCGCGCCCAGAACTCGCCGCTCAATCACGTGCTCTCGAGCGCGATCGGGGCTGAGGAAGCGCTGCCGGTGATTTCGCGCGTTGATGTGGGCAAGCGGGGCACGGTCACACTGGTGTGTTCGGACGGTCTCACCAAGCACGTCTCTGACGCGGAAATCGGCGACGCCATTGGGCGGATGACGTCGGCTGAGCAGCTGTGCCGTGACCTGCTGGAGCTCGTGCTGGAACGCGGCGGCAGCGACAACGTCACGCTCGTAGCGGGTCGGGCGCTGCCGTAGTTCTCGCCGGTGCGGCCCTGCCCGGCGTCCCGAGACGCAGCCGGCGCGAGAGAACCCGAGGCCACCGCGAGCCGTAACAGAACCGACCCACAGCTGAGTTGAAGACTGCGGTCGTTCACCCCCTGCCGGTGACTCGATAGTCGCCGACCGGCAACTCCGCTGGTGCGGCCAGCAGGATCATGGTGGTGCTCACGACAGCATTCATTGGGCGCTCCGTGTAGGATCGAAAAAGCATCGACGCTCGAAAACTACGTAATGACCGTCGGTTCGTTACGGCCCGTTCGGCCTACCAGATCGCTCATCGATAGGGCGGCCGTCACCAGCTCGGCGAGTGCCACCGAGGTGTCCATGCCAAGCCGCGTCGCATCCGTCTCACGCGACTCGATGTACAGGCGGATCGTGGCGCCTTCCGTGCCCGTGCCCGACAGCCGGAACACGATGCGGGCGCCATCGTCGAAGAGCACGCGAATGCCTTGGTTCTCACTCACGCTGCCGTCGACGGGATCGGTGTAGCTGAAATCATCCGCGCTGCGCACGCGACATGAGGCGACCACCGTGCCCGGCAGCGTGGCGAACTGCGCGCGCAGATGCGCCATGACATCATTGGCGGCCTCGGTGGGCACGCCTTCGTAGTCGTAGCGCGTGTAGTAGTTGCGACCGAAACGCGCCCAGTGTTCGCGCACGATCGCTTCCACCGTTTGGCCGCGTTCGGCCACGATATTGAGCCAGAAGAGGACGGCCCAGAGCCCATCTTTCTCGCGCACGTGATCGGAGCCGGTGCCGAAGCTCTCTTCGCCGCAGAGCGTGATGCGACCGGCGTCGAGCAGGTTGCCGAAGAACTTCCAACCGGTCGGAGTTTCGAAGCAGGGAATACCCAGCGACTCCGCCACCGCGTCGACAGCGGCACTGGTGGGCATCGAGCGCGCCACGCCGATGAGACCACGCGCGTAGCCCGGCACCAGTGTGGCGTTCGCCGCCAACACCGCCAGTGAGTCCGAGGGCGTGACGAAGAAACGCTGCCCCAGAATCATGTTGCGATCGCCGTCGCCATCGGACGCCGCGCCGAAGTCGGGCGCGTCGTTACCGAACAGTTCTTCGACCAGGTCGTTCGCGTACGTGAGATTCGGATCGGGGTGGCCGCCGCCGAAATCGGGAAGCGGTACGCGATTGATCACCGTGCCAGAGAGCGCCCCGAGCCGCCGCTCGAGAATCTCCACGGCGTACGGCCCGGTGATCGCATGCATGGCATCGAAGCGCATGCGGAAGCCACTCGCAAACAGCCCGCTGATCGCGTCAAAGTCGAACAGCGATTCCATCAGCGCTACGTACGCAGCGACCGGGTCGACGACCTCGAGTCGTAACGGCCCGATCTGCTGGGTGCCGAGAGCGTCGAGGCTGAAACTCGGCAGATCGGCGATGTTGTACGCACGCATGACGCGCGCGCGCTCGGCGACGGCATTCGTGAACGATTCCGGCGCCGGTCCACCGTTGCCGGTGTTGTACTTGATGCCGAAGTCCCCGTCGGGGCCGCCGGGATTGTGACTGGCCGACAGAATGATGCCACCGTGCGCGCCCGAACGAATGAGGTGCGACGCCGCCGGCGTGGAGAGCAGTCCGGCGCGCCCCACGATCACATGCGTGATGCCATTGCCGGCCGCCATGCGGATGATCGTTTCGGTCGCTTCGCGGTTGTGATACCGTCCGTCGCCGCCGATCACCAACGTGGCATCGGGCGGAAGCGCGGCCACATCGAGCAGCGCCTGCACGAAATTCTCGAGGTAGTGCGTTTGCTGGAAGACGGTGGTCCGCTTCCGTAAACCGGACGTCCCCGGTCGCTGGTCGGCGAACGGGGACGTGGTGATCGAATGAACAGTCATCGAATCTGTTGGGATCAGGAAATACTTACGAAACGATCACGTCCACTTGAGATCGACCTTCGACAACGGGATCTGACGCACGCGCTTGCCGGTGGCGGCGTAGATCGCGTTGATCATCGCCGGCACCACGGGCGGCAGGGCCGGCTCACCGATACCAGTCGGTGAGAACGCCGTCTTCACGAAGTGCACTTCGATCGGCGGCGCCTGACGGATGCGCAGCATCGGATAGTTGTTGAAGTTCGCCTGATCCACCTTGCCGGCGGTGAAGGTGATCTCCTGTCCGAAGGCCTGACTCATACCGTCCATCGCGGCGCCCTGGACCTGCTGCTCGGCGTGGTTGGGATTGATGATATCACTGCCGACGTCACCGACCGCCCACACCTTGTCCACCTTCACGTCGCCCGACTTGCTCACCGTGACCTGCACGACCTCGGCGAAGTATCCGCGATGGCTAAAGTAGAAGGCACATCCCATGCCCGTGCCCTTGGGCAACGTGGTCTTACCCCAACCCGAGACGTCGCGCGCCTTCTCGAGAATGCCGATCACGCGCTGCGCATCCATCTGTCCGGCCTGCTGCTGCGGCGTGAGGGGTGTCGTCGGCGCAATCTCGGCCTTGAGCGTGTCGATGCGGAACTGCAGCGGATCCTTTCCGGCCGCCACCGCGCACTCGTCGATGAAGCCTTGGAACGCGAACGACAGCGCATTGGAGCGCGGCGCACGCAGCGCGCCCGTGGGCACGCCGAGCGGCATCACCGACACGTCCATCTTAAGATTCGGCACGAAGCGCGCCGGGTATTCGGTGGGGCCGATGTCGGCGCTCGGTGCGAACCGCTCGCCTTCGCCATACGTCGCGAAGTGATTGCGGAACGCGATCAGCTTGCCGTTGGCATCGAGTCCGCCGGTGAACGAGTGGAAGCCACCCGGGCGGAACATGTCGTGCTGCATGTCATCTTCACGCGTCCACAACAGCTTGACCGGTACCTTGGCCTCGCGCGCGATCCACGCCGCTTCCACCAGCGGATCGTTGTACAAGCGACGACCGAAGCCGCCACCAGCACGCACCATGTGCAGCGTGACCTGGTCTTCCTTGAGGCCGAGCGTGGTGGCGACGAGTGCGCGTCCACCCTGCGGCGTCTGCGACGTCGTCCAGAGCTCGCACTTGTCGGCCGTGACGTGCGCCGTGCAATTCTGCGGCTCGAGCGGCGCGTGGGCGATGAACGGATAGCTGTACTCGCCCTTCACGACCTTGG
The sequence above is a segment of the Gemmatimonas sp. genome. Coding sequences within it:
- a CDS encoding protein phosphatase 2C domain-containing protein, translating into MTSPLSEIAGLPRPKDDELDLFGITHQGRVRTSNQDHFLLCTVHPQVVVRSTSLPTIDEITLRGERLATIMLVADGVGGSVDGSEASRLATIAVTEYFASAMRCYHTVGSASEHEFTEALREAAIEAHNRVRTQAEAQFEGRRMASTLSVAIVVWPWLYVVQVGDSRCYTYHDGVLRQVTRDQTIAQEMIDRGALSPERAQNSPLNHVLSSAIGAEEALPVISRVDVGKRGTVTLVCSDGLTKHVSDAEIGDAIGRMTSAEQLCRDLLELVLERGGSDNVTLVAGRALP
- a CDS encoding PepSY-associated TM helix domain-containing protein, with the translated sequence MSVRLFRRFLFWTHLVIGLAAGALVFIMAVTGVLLTYQKQMTVWADLRGLDGAPPAAGLLALPADTLLSRVAASRQATPTAIVWREGANTPVEVQFGRESRVFANAYTAEELGTGSATMRGFFRQVTDWHRWLAAKGDTRDLGRAATGAANLAFLLIVLSGMWLWWPRNLTWASVRSVTWFRRGLSGKARDFNWHNVIGFWSAIPLVIVVASGVVISYPWASALVFRVAGEAPPARAAAGPAAPDRPAGAIPGALQPRLAVAKAQMPNWRTISLTLPTKPHADASFALDRGMGGEPHKRATAVITTEGQVSELQSFASQSPGRRLRSILRFAHTGEVLGVFGQTLAGLISLGSAVLVVTGITLSLRRLRAWLRRRSSPALL
- a CDS encoding aldehyde dehydrogenase family protein; amino-acid sequence: MATSAVPSSTATLPQGAAQYAITIPIKRRYENWIDGTFSAPVRGQYFSNPTPITGQHLCDVARSTAEDVELALDAAHRAAPAWGRTSATHRAIILNKIADRLEENLEAIAVIETIDNGKPIRETKAADLPLAVDHFRYFAGVLRAQEGSAGELDEDMVAYHFHEPLGVVAQIIPWNFPLLMAVWKLAPALAAGNAVVLKPAEQTPVAIMAFVELIADLLPAGVLNVVQGFGVEAGKPLASSPRVAKIAFTGETTTGRRTSSSPT
- a CDS encoding molybdopterin cofactor-binding domain-containing protein, with the translated sequence MTTQSDKPGVNRRDFLRVTALAGGGILLASYAEPLEAIERLGMSGALPPVADPMLSAFVRITPDGIVTITAKNPEIGQGIKTMLPMLIAEELDVDWANVRVEQADFDPAKYQAQVAGGSTATPTNWLPQRRVGAAARAMLVSAAATQWNVPAAELETEKGVVHHRASKRSATYGSLASAAVSVTPPDLATVPLKDPKKFTIIGTRKKTVGLRDILMGKPMFGIDVTVPNMHYATFVKSPVFAAKVASANIEAIKAMPGVTHAFVVEGTTNLQGLMPGVAIIGKNWWMVQQARKKLVVEWAAHPTAQQSSAAFAAKAAEFFASPPQRTIRNDGDFDTAIKGAAKVVKGEYSYPFIAHAPLEPQNCTAHVTADKCELWTTSQTPQGGRALVATTLGLKEDQVTLHMVRAGGGFGRRLYNDPLVEAAWIAREAKVPVKLLWTREDDMQHDMFRPGGFHSFTGGLDANGKLIAFRNHFATYGEGERFAPSADIGPTEYPARFVPNLKMDVSVMPLGVPTGALRAPRSNALSFAFQGFIDECAVAAGKDPLQFRIDTLKAEIAPTTPLTPQQQAGQMDAQRVIGILEKARDVSGWGKTTLPKGTGMGCAFYFSHRGYFAEVVQVTVSKSGDVKVDKVWAVGDVGSDIINPNHAEQQVQGAAMDGMSQAFGQEITFTAGKVDQANFNNYPMLRIRQAPPIEVHFVKTAFSPTGIGEPALPPVVPAMINAIYAATGKRVRQIPLSKVDLKWT
- a CDS encoding patatin-like phospholipase family protein, with the translated sequence MTSLLTLRAGPAALAHLRAHGGLRGDQIDIVPGASGGAKWIGIGGLDRYLFGHLLPQPRTRPLHLIGSSIGSWRMACLAQRDPVAALARGHEAYIYRQRYSPKPGAPEVSEVLMRALDDLLGPEGVHEILSHPTFRVHVITAESRGLASSQRRPVLATAMALAAAANVVTRRSLAWQMTRTIFHSAGNDSPFLHLRDLPTVHRTLTPENLRAALLASGSIPLLMEGVRIPGAPGLHWDGGVTDYHLDLDYGPGPGLVLYAHFYDHVVPGWFDKSLPWRRAGAVNFSRTLLIAPSPAFVASLPGTRIPDRRDFFECTEAERMTRWQAILDASTALGDELHELIETGRLVDAIIPWA
- a CDS encoding alpha-D-glucose phosphate-specific phosphoglucomutase; protein product: MTVHSITTSPFADQRPGTSGLRKRTTVFQQTHYLENFVQALLDVAALPPDATLVIGGDGRYHNREATETIIRMAAGNGITHVIVGRAGLLSTPAASHLIRSGAHGGIILSASHNPGGPDGDFGIKYNTGNGGPAPESFTNAVAERARVMRAYNIADLPSFSLDALGTQQIGPLRLEVVDPVAAYVALMESLFDFDAISGLFASGFRMRFDAMHAITGPYAVEILERRLGALSGTVINRVPLPDFGGGHPDPNLTYANDLVEELFGNDAPDFGAASDGDGDRNMILGQRFFVTPSDSLAVLAANATLVPGYARGLIGVARSMPTSAAVDAVAESLGIPCFETPTGWKFFGNLLDAGRITLCGEESFGTGSDHVREKDGLWAVLFWLNIVAERGQTVEAIVREHWARFGRNYYTRYDYEGVPTEAANDVMAHLRAQFATLPGTVVASCRVRSADDFSYTDPVDGSVSENQGIRVLFDDGARIVFRLSGTGTEGATIRLYIESRETDATRLGMDTSVALAELVTAALSMSDLVGRTGRNEPTVIT
- a CDS encoding DUF779 domain-containing protein encodes the protein MMDSPVARVGVTPAAAALLHKLQAQHGPLVFHQSGGCCDGSTPMCFSRKEFRIGQRDVYLGTIADTPFYIGHQQFEYWKHTHLTIDVVPGRGAGFSLETPEGLRFLTRSRLFDDAEWAALEAAGPPLRGEQPG
- a CDS encoding aldehyde dehydrogenase family protein, which translates into the protein MQQDDAFFDKALEGFAMFALNQGEVCTCPSRALVQESIYEKFMERAIDRVKRITMGHPLDPSTMIGAQASNDQLEKILSYFDIGVKEGAKVLTGGKRATHEGELAGGYFVEPTIFEGHNKMRVFQEEIFGPVVSVTSFTDMDDALAIANGCTDSAPASGRRDVNTLYRMGRGIKAGRARLLLTPGRDTWVTR
- a CDS encoding alpha/beta hydrolase, producing the protein MSTLDRYLAFRRSLGSRPALEPLIVRARGLDFAVYHTPAVAGTLPLLCINGGLLFDHTLLWPALAALARHRQLIFFDQRGRGRSASPPGMQASRIEFDAGDVPALRVALGIAQWDVLGHSWGGGIAMLATAQDLEATRQLVLVNAVGVTSAWLPPLHDAGVARLTGVAQQRLAAFDTAALTSPDLDAHARYAQAFFPAWFFDQQFAGSVTPPKGTSATGAVVAARLRRDGYDWRNALRDLPTPTLVVHGAADVLPFEEAARTAAHLGHARLLPIAEAGHNPFWEAPDAFFAAVHTFLAEGPPDS
- a CDS encoding matrixin family metalloprotease, whose translation is MKTAETLLACCVVGLACFIGGQSVGVRPSAMRSEAAGAIDERAPRTGRGLRIAVDSGSIVPRALLHGEEFLVPSSLLVRPDRPSISADEMRRRLAPGISGTYMNALLRSRDSALTRWPDRTTRPLRVFIRDGEDIEGWKSDYLPVVRDAFDTWVQAGIPVRFTFVIDSASADVHVRFTSSFANGISGKTIWSRDAAYWLVSSDIQLAVSHPGGGYVTPPQMRAIALHEVGHLLGLDHAESSDDIMSARVRVRELSETDRATVRLLYTVPAGSLK